In Procambarus clarkii isolate CNS0578487 chromosome 5, FALCON_Pclarkii_2.0, whole genome shotgun sequence, the following are encoded in one genomic region:
- the LOC123763249 gene encoding uncharacterized protein: MATSRTPGRRSRGHAGSEATSPQDPYSEIELYLRKAEEEISAVFGENEERSSSQDHHPRPRTPARPPLADGQGSPSKIRKVYSGAEKSETYLTRRQVSSIPYPRRRIPFTRKTRRVSAPTLSIAHASSGSSSPPPWQPRTDPLFQQWSRGLLKDFHSLVEEEIRTLRGSKSPPDTTLQYHWQHLLSDSGKLRESERLVNAYTTGCQAGECAATKVAGEPCQKSLCGHDNEAVLQPLSQASLIIAEEMGATQSAGRGDTWAGERSPAFKTYTLPRGHRSVSLSGAGAITYRDSSGHPDDSDISCQLLRVNPRFSRSHSLDEGTGLSPWALQHLAVIDDTSASPPPTPADESSRASQSTLSTVTEPQTIPTTPRDPLGFTELSSPAVHYGKTRKTGYTEKDNEHFRPHAVECDQSNYSTGGLTNGWDDHPTLTFPATCTHSTNSTDSIKLHRVSESFLNSNGSSAFTPADLRKGASEPWEWADQEGACSLTDRPCDPNSCTRCYAKMMSVSEEKFKCEDVMNQKETAAASPTGCKLGRGVPEIEGMGEAVRTQYKDSVSVCVTPPELLNDSYSEEVFPCEIPTEAEIPGERLSCNREWSGVGRKSEPSLLSVMGLPGQLDGRRHTLPVPRAFGSLSFLSVPVPTFNTSSWETLPPADELEVELEEKPITGSVVRPTSPAVSATSSRSLNSSLSSLSLSVHPDHSECDSWPSSPMAQPYLTPDVFFDPTAMAVPFKPDDFSLKGWLYEDDSIFMPRGRREADVVLDSGIDSHQAKMKVTKSIQSPEPIMGMLHTSPEGYQGRGDIIFSVSIPEDHRKDRHKSNLSFSSTNESSDISTICDKSESQVSDLRDEDTMANVTRNEAADAHPESLCPRLASISLQDGEDKCDLEKKMIGCRDTKDSGVTDLSSSVAGSAAVYWHRNQTRERLEGDLLRPPARYRSFSLDETTSALHNQNIKLVNSATQSHRPEALVDFLKAVESRIRSGSVDQSSPRDAPLPCFPPSPTSPRELSFCPAVVLDACTQTTPTPPPASRASSVTWLSDCGCDDVASMEPCASSLALSATEDDYGEDDDDDDDDWSAGVSLSSSSPPPTPASLPRDDSSLSLSESLDTLDLNGESGIGTVSTRPSVSPYPHAALLDLSGSNLSSEDTGLENSFERQLRRYIPHHRGGREGEGGGHYRRRRPRPRHHEQWVRREDQTTQTDPEPPAPAHALEDDSNDSLRESRETLDPRGLRAVRHTHSEPRLDAHMTPIVGVLRGVCSETTITPTYASRTHFTPSAPTLPTLTEDKPPIAPSRPRHLSLSSPPTQTPAGKACSAPALETRAHHTPATTPSEESSGETSALTTRAQSSKEIAGELSR, translated from the exons GAGGAGATCAGCGCTGTGTTCGGGGAAAACGAGGAGAGGTCGTCCTCCCAGGACCATCATCCACGACCACGCACACCCGCACGCCCACCTCTGGCTGATGGCCAGGGCTCACCCTCAAAAATACGTAAAGTTTACTCAGGTGCCGAGAAGTCAGAAACCTACTTGACCCGGCGACAGGTCTCCTCTATTCCATATCCACGTCGCCGCATCCCCTTCACCAGGAAGACCCGTCGTGTGTCTGCCCCTACCCTCTCCATTGCCCATGCCAGCAGTGGTAGCTCCTCTCCACCACCTTGGCAGCCAAGGACAGATCCGCTCTTCCAGCAGTGGTCCAGAGGGCTGTTAAAAGACTTCCATTCCTTGGTAGAGGAGGAGATACGGACCCTCCGCGGATCCAAGTCGCCTCCAGATACCACCCTACAATATCACTGGCAACATTTGTTGAGTGACAGTGGCAAattaagagagagtgagaggctgGTGAACGCCTACACTACTGGCTGCCAAGCTGGGGAGTGTGCGGCTACAAAGGTTGCCGGGGAACCTTGCCAGAAGTCATTATGTGGCCATGATAATGAGGCAGTATTGCAGCCATTAAGTCAGGCCTCTCTCATCATTGCCGAAGAAATGGGTGCTACTCAAAGTGCAGGTCGGGGAGATACATGGGCAGGAGAGCGGTCACCTGCTTTCAAGACGTACACCCTGCCACGGGGCCACCGTAGTGTTAGTCTTAGTGGTGCTGGAGCCATCACCTACCGTGACTCCAGTGGCCACCCCGACGACTCTGACATTAGTTGTCAGTTGCTACGGGTTAACCCTCGCTTCTCACGTTCCCATTCCCTGGACGAAGGCACAGGGCTCAGCCCATGGGCACTCCAGCATCTAGCCGTCATCGATGACACCAGTGCCAGCCCgccacccacacctgcagacgAGAGCAGCAGGGCCAGCCAGTCAACCCTCTCTACTGTGACGGAGCCACAGACCATACCAACGACGCCTCGTGACCCTTTGGGCTTTACAGAGCTTAGCTCACCAGCAGTACACTATGGTAAGACAAGGAAGACTGGATACACAGAAAAAGATAATGAACACTTCCGGCCACATGCAGTGGAGTGTGACCAGAGTAACTACAGCACTGGGGGACTGACCAATGGGTGGGATGACCATCCTACCCTCACCTTCCCTGCCACATGCACACATTCCACTAACTCTACTGATTCCATCAAACTTCACAGAGTATCAGAGAGCTTCCTAAATAGTAATGGATCTTCAGCCTTCACACCAGCGGATCTGCGGAAGGGCGCGAGTGAGCCATGGGAGTGGGCAGACCAGGAGGGAGCCTGCAGCCTCACTGACCGACCCTGCGACCCCAACTCCTGCACTCGCTGTTATGCCAAGATGATGTCTGTCTCAGAAGAAAAATTTAAATGTGAGGACGTTATGAACCAGAAAGAGACAGCGGCGGCATCTCCTACTGGGTGTAAGCTAGGTAGAGGAGTGCCTGAGATTGAAGGAATGGGAGAAGCAGTTCGCACTCAGTATAAAgacagtgtgtctgtgtgtgtcactCCACCTGAGTTATTAAATGACTCTTACTCTGAAGAAGTGTTTCCATGTGAAATTCCCACCGAGGCAGAAATACCAGGCGAGAGACTCTCATGCAATAGAGAATGGAGTGGGGTGGGGCGTAAGAGTGAGCCATCACTACTGAGTGTGATGGGGCTGCCAGGGCAACTGGATGGCCGTCGTCATACACTGCCTGTCCCAAGGGCCTTTGGCAGCTTGTCCTTCCTGTCTGTGCCCGTCCCGACCTTCAATACCTCGTCCTGGGAGACGCTGCCTCCAGCTGATGAGCTTGAAGTGGAGTTGGAGGAGAAACCGATcactggtagtgtggtgaggcctACTTCTCCAGCTGTAAGTGCCACTTCTTCCCGCTCACTTAACTCGTCCCTCTCCTCGCTATCGCTGAGTGTCCACCCAGATCATTCTGAGTGTGACTCATGGCCTTCATCGCCCATGGCCCAGCCATACCTTACTCCCGACGTGTTCTTCGACCCAACCGCAATGGCTGTTCCATTCAAACCTGATGATTTCTCCTTAAAGGGTTGGCTATATGAAGATGATAGCATTTTTATGCCCAGAGGAAGAAGAGAGGCTGATGTAGTCTTGGATTCTGGTATTGACAGCCATCAGGCCAAGATGAAGGTAACTAAAAGCATTCAGTCTCCAGAGCCCATTATGGGTATGCTGCATACAAGTCCCGAGGGGTACCAGGGGCGAGGTGATATTATCTTCTCTGTCTCCATCCCCGAAGATCATAGGAAAGACAGACACAAGAGTAACCTTTCGTTTAGCTCCACCAATGAAAGTAGCGATATCAGTACAATATGTGATAAGTCGGAATCACAAGTCAGTGACTTGAGGGATGAGGATACTATGGCCAATGTTACTAGGAACGAGGCAGCAGACGCACATCCTGAAAGCCTATGTCCCCGCCTGGCCAGTATTAGCCTCCAAGATGGGGAAGACAAATGTGACTTGGAGAAAAAGATGATTGGCTGCAGAGACACCAAGGACAGTGGCGTGACGGACCTTTCCAGCAGTGTGGCAGGCTCGGCGGCAGTATATTGGCACCGAAACCAAACGAGGGAAAGGTTGGAGGGAGACCTATTGAGGCCACCCGCCAGGTATCGCAGCTTTTCTCTGGACGAGACCACTTCTGCTCTTCATAATCAAAACATTAAACTAGTGAACTCTGCCACACAGTCG CACCGGCCGGAGGCCCTCGTGGACTTCCTGAAGGCGGTCGAGTCTCGCATCCGGAGCGGCAGCGTCGACCAGTCGTCGCCCCGTGACGCCCCGCTGCCCTGCTTCCCTCCGTCGCCGACGTCGCCGCGGGAGCTGTCGTTCTGCCCGGCGGTGGTGCTGGACGCCTGCACCCAGACCACGCCCACGCCCCCGCCGGCCTCCAGGGCCTCCTCCGTCACTTGGCTCAGTGACTGCGGCTGTGACGACGTGGCCTCCATGGAGCCCTGTGCCTCCTCTCTGGCTCTCAGTGCCACTGAAGACGACTACGGTgaagacgacgacgacgacgacgatgaCTGGTCTGCGGGCGTGTCGCTGTCATCGTCGTCGCCGCCGCCCACGCCCGCGTCCTTGCCCCGCGACGACTCCTCCCTCTCGCTGTCGGAGTCGCTGGACACGCTGGACCTGAACGGCGAGTCCGGGATCGGGACGGTGTCGACGCGGCCGTCCGTCAGCCCGTACCCGCATGCGGCGCTGCTCGACCTCTCGGGCTCCAACCTGTCCTCCGAGGACACGGGGCTCGAGAACAGCTTCGAGCGGCAGCTGCGGCGGTACATCCCGCACCACCGCGGTGGGCGGGAGGGCGAGGGCGGCGGCCACtaccgccgccgccgcccacgCCCACGCCACCACGAGCAGTGGGTGCGGCGGGAGGACCAGACCACCCAGACCGACCCGGAGCCGCCCGCGCCCGCCCACGCCCTCGAGGACGACAGCAATGATAGCCTCCGCGAGTCGCGGGAGACGCTGGATCCTCGCGGGTTGCGGGCGGTGCGACACACCCACAGCGAGCCGCGTCTCGACGCCCACATGACGCCCATCGTGGGCGTGCTGCGGGGCGTGTGTAGCGAGACGACGATCACGCCCACTTACGCCTCCCGCACGCACTTCACGCCCTCGGCGCCCACACTGCCCACCCTGACGGAGGACAAGCCGCCCATAGCGCCCTCGCGACCCCGCCACCTGTCTCTGTCGTCGCCGCCCACACAGACGCCCGCGGGGAAGGCGTGTTCCGCCCCCGCCCTGGAGACCCGCGCCCACCACACCCCGGCCACCACGCCCTCAGAGGAGTCATCCGGAGAGACCTCG GCGCTGACCACCAGAGCTCAGTCCTCCAAGGAGATAGCAGGTGAGTTGTCCAGATAA